The Streptomyces laurentii genome contains a region encoding:
- a CDS encoding RNA methyltransferase, trmA family (RNA methyltransferase, TrmA family [Streptomyces venezuelae ATCC10712];~S-adenosylmethionine binding site [chemical binding];~S-adenosylmethionine-dependent methyltransferases (SAM or AdoMet-MTase), class I; AdoMet-MTases are enzymes that use S-adenosyl-L-methionine (SAM or AdoMet) as a substrate for methyltransfer, creating the product S-adenosyl-L-homocysteine (AdoHcy); cd02440;~SAM-dependent methyltransferases related to tRNA (uracil-5-)-methyltransferase [Translation, ribosomal structure and biogenesis]; COG2265;~TRAM domain; pfam01938;~identified by MetaGeneAnnotator; putative), giving the protein MQNTPVASLVGEEYEVEVGPVAHGGHCIARTEEGRVLFVRHALPGERVRARVTEGEETSRFLRADAVEILDASKDRIAAPCPFAGPGKCGGCDWQHAKPGAQRRLKGEVIAEQLQRLAGLTPEEAGWDGTVVPAEGDKLPAGEVPQWRTRVQYAVDAEGHAGLRKHRSHDVEVIDHCMIAAPGVTELGIESRGWEGMASIEAIAATGSQDRQVILTPRPGARLPIVELDKPVSVMRVDEKDGGVHRVHGRPFVRERSDDRTYRVGSGGFWQVHPKAADTLVRAVMQGLLPRKGEMALDLYCGVGLFAGALADRLGDAGAVLGIESGKRAVEDARHNLADYPRVRIEQGKVESVLPRTGITDVDLIVLDPPRAGAGKQTVQHLAGLGARRIAYVACDPAALARDLGYFRTNGYRVRTLRAFDLFPMTHHVECVAILEPVKKDA; this is encoded by the coding sequence ATGCAGAACACCCCTGTTGCGTCGTTGGTCGGGGAGGAGTACGAGGTCGAGGTCGGCCCCGTGGCCCACGGCGGTCACTGCATCGCCCGCACCGAGGAGGGCCGGGTCCTCTTCGTCCGCCACGCGCTGCCGGGCGAGCGCGTCCGTGCCCGCGTGACCGAGGGCGAGGAGACCTCCCGCTTCCTGCGCGCCGACGCCGTCGAGATCCTCGACGCGTCGAAGGACCGCATCGCGGCGCCGTGCCCCTTCGCCGGCCCCGGCAAGTGCGGCGGCTGCGACTGGCAGCACGCCAAGCCGGGCGCCCAGCGCCGGCTCAAGGGCGAGGTCATCGCCGAGCAGCTGCAGCGGCTCGCGGGCCTCACCCCGGAGGAGGCCGGCTGGGACGGCACCGTCGTCCCGGCCGAAGGCGACAAGCTGCCGGCCGGCGAGGTCCCGCAGTGGCGCACCCGCGTCCAGTACGCGGTCGACGCCGAGGGCCACGCGGGCCTGCGCAAGCACCGCTCGCACGACGTCGAGGTGATCGACCACTGCATGATCGCCGCCCCGGGCGTCACGGAACTCGGCATCGAGAGCCGCGGCTGGGAGGGCATGGCGTCGATCGAGGCCATCGCCGCGACGGGCTCGCAGGACCGCCAGGTCATCCTGACCCCGCGCCCCGGCGCCCGGCTGCCGATCGTCGAGCTCGACAAGCCCGTCTCGGTCATGCGCGTCGACGAGAAGGACGGCGGCGTCCACCGCGTCCACGGCCGCCCCTTCGTGCGCGAGCGCTCCGACGACCGCACCTACCGCGTCGGCAGCGGCGGCTTCTGGCAGGTCCACCCGAAGGCCGCCGACACCCTCGTCCGCGCCGTCATGCAGGGCCTCCTGCCGCGCAAGGGCGAGATGGCCCTCGACCTCTACTGCGGCGTCGGCCTCTTCGCGGGCGCCCTCGCCGACCGCCTGGGCGACGCGGGCGCGGTCCTCGGCATCGAGTCGGGCAAGCGCGCGGTGGAGGACGCCCGCCACAACCTGGCCGACTACCCGCGCGTCCGCATCGAGCAGGGCAAGGTCGAGTCGGTCCTGCCGCGCACCGGCATCACGGACGTCGACCTGATCGTCCTCGACCCCCCGCGCGCCGGCGCCGGCAAGCAGACGGTCCAGCACCTCGCCGGCCTCGGCGCCCGCCGCATCGCCTACGTGGCCTGCGACCCGGCGGCCCTGGCCCGCGACCTCGGCTACTTCCGCACGAACGGCTACCGCGTCCGCACGCTCCGCGCCTTCGACCTCTTCCCGATGACGCACCACGTGGAGTGTGTGGCGATCCTGGAGCCGGTGAAGAAGGACGCCTGA
- a CDS encoding trk system potassium uptake protein trkA (K+ transport systems, NAD-binding component [Inorganicion transport andmetabolism]; COG0569;~Trk system potassium uptake protein TrkA [Streptomyces venezuelae ATCC10712];~TrkA-C domain; pfam02080;~TrkA-N domain; pfam02254;~identified by MetaGeneAnnotator; putative) has product MHIVIMGCGRVGAALAQTLEQQGHTVAVVDQDPTAFRRLGSGFGGRRVTGVGFDQDTLREAGIEEAGAFAAVSSGDNSNIIAARVAREMFGIENVAARIYDPRRAEVYQRLGIPTVATVRWTADQMLRRLLPSGAEPLWRDPSGGVQLAEVHTSPSWIGHKISRLQEETGVRVAFLTRVGEAILPTSQTVLQEGDLVHVMMRTDEIDTVEAAFAEGPEEGGH; this is encoded by the coding sequence GTGCACATCGTCATCATGGGCTGCGGGCGAGTGGGAGCCGCTCTCGCGCAGACCCTGGAGCAGCAGGGGCACACGGTCGCGGTCGTCGACCAGGACCCGACGGCTTTCCGCCGTCTGGGCTCGGGATTCGGCGGGCGCCGGGTCACCGGTGTGGGCTTCGACCAGGACACGCTCCGCGAGGCGGGCATCGAGGAGGCCGGCGCCTTCGCCGCCGTGAGCAGCGGCGACAACTCCAACATCATCGCGGCGCGGGTCGCCCGTGAGATGTTCGGCATCGAGAACGTGGCCGCCCGGATCTACGACCCGCGGCGCGCCGAGGTCTACCAGCGGCTGGGCATCCCCACCGTGGCGACCGTGCGCTGGACGGCCGACCAGATGCTGCGCCGGCTGCTGCCGTCGGGCGCCGAGCCGCTGTGGCGCGACCCGAGCGGCGGTGTGCAGCTCGCCGAGGTGCACACCTCGCCGTCGTGGATCGGTCACAAGATCAGCCGGCTCCAGGAGGAGACCGGGGTGCGCGTGGCATTTCTCACCCGGGTGGGCGAGGCGATTCTGCCGACCTCGCAGACGGTGCTGCAGGAGGGCGACCTCGTGCACGTGATGATGCGGACGGACGAGATCGACACGGTCGAGGCGGCCTTCGCCGAGGGTCCCGAGGAGGGTGGTCACTGA
- a CDS encoding trk system potassium uptake protein trkA (Anion permease ArsB/NhaD. These permeases have been shown to translocate sodium, arsenate, antimonite, sulfate and organic anions across biological membranes in all three kingdoms of life. A typical anion permease contains 8-13 transmembrane helices...; cl15357;~Rossmann-fold NAD(P)(+)-binding proteins; cl09931;~identified by MetaGeneAnnotator; putative;~trk system potassium uptake protein TrkA [Amycolatopsis mediterranei U32]), with protein sequence MRVAIAGAGAVGRSIAGELLENGHEVLLIDKAPTAISVERVPQAEWLLADACEITSLDEAALQRCNVVIAATGDDKVNLVVSLLAKTEYGVPRVVARVNNPKNEWLFNEAWGVDVAVSTPRLMSALVEEAVSVGDLVRLLRFSHGDANLVELTLPPESAVTGTQVGDVAWPQDTSLVTIIRGSRVLTPSPEETLEAGDELLFVAAQAREEQLEDLLSVRRTDESA encoded by the coding sequence ATGCGTGTCGCCATTGCCGGCGCCGGCGCGGTGGGCCGTTCCATCGCGGGCGAGCTCCTGGAGAACGGGCACGAGGTCCTGCTCATCGACAAGGCGCCGACCGCCATCTCGGTGGAGCGGGTGCCGCAGGCGGAGTGGCTGCTGGCCGACGCCTGCGAGATCACCTCGCTGGACGAGGCCGCGCTGCAGCGCTGCAACGTCGTGATCGCGGCCACCGGTGACGACAAGGTGAACCTGGTCGTCTCGCTGCTCGCCAAGACCGAGTACGGGGTGCCCCGGGTGGTCGCCCGGGTGAACAACCCGAAGAACGAGTGGCTGTTCAACGAGGCGTGGGGCGTGGACGTCGCCGTCTCGACGCCGCGCCTGATGTCGGCCCTGGTGGAGGAGGCGGTGAGCGTCGGCGACCTGGTCCGGCTGCTGCGCTTCAGCCACGGCGACGCCAACCTGGTGGAGCTGACGCTGCCGCCCGAGTCGGCGGTCACCGGGACCCAGGTGGGCGATGTGGCCTGGCCGCAGGACACCTCCCTGGTCACCATCATCCGCGGCTCGCGGGTCCTCACCCCGAGCCCGGAGGAGACCCTGGAGGCGGGCGACGAGCTGCTGTTCGTGGCCGCGCAGGCGCGCGAGGAGCAGCTGGAGGATCTGCTGTCGGTCCGCCGGACGGACGAGAGCGCGTAG
- a CDS encoding OB-fold tRNA/helicase-type nucleic acid binding protein (OB-fold tRNA/helicase-type nucleic acid binding protein [Streptomyces violaceusniger Tu4113];~PFAM: Nucleic acid binding, OB-fold, tRNA/helicase-type; KEGG: sco:SCO5873 hypothetical protein;~RecG_wedge_OBF: A subfamily of OB folds corresponding to the OB fold foundin the N-terminal (wedge) domain of Escherichia coli RecG. RecG is a branched-DNA-specific helicase, which catalyzes the interconversion of a DNA replication fork to a...; cd04488;~generic binding surface II;~identified by MetaGeneAnnotator; putative;~ssDNA binding site), whose translation MSAAPRTEKPTGRFRRMLDRLSTSQEELESEELQEDTAASGCTRISDCSDRAIVKVTGTLRTVTLRPRAGVPALEAELFDGTAPLDVVWLGRRSIVGIEPGRKLIASGRISMSHGRRVLFNPRYELRPLGQE comes from the coding sequence ATGAGTGCTGCACCGCGTACCGAGAAGCCCACCGGGCGCTTCCGTCGTATGCTCGACCGCCTTTCCACCTCGCAGGAGGAACTGGAGTCCGAGGAACTCCAGGAGGACACGGCGGCGTCGGGGTGCACACGCATCTCCGACTGTTCCGACCGCGCGATCGTCAAGGTGACTGGTACGTTGCGCACGGTCACCCTGCGGCCTCGGGCGGGGGTGCCCGCGCTGGAGGCCGAGCTGTTCGACGGCACGGCACCGCTGGACGTCGTCTGGCTGGGCCGCCGGTCCATCGTGGGCATCGAACCGGGCCGCAAGCTGATCGCCTCCGGCCGGATCTCCATGAGCCACGGCCGGCGCGTCCTCTTCAACCCCCGATACGAGCTGCGACCGCTCGGACAGGAGTAG
- a CDS encoding amino acid permease (Amino acid transporters [Aminoacid transport and metabolism]; COG0531;~K+ potassium transporter; cl15781;~amino acid permease [Streptomyces avermitilis MA-4680];~identified by MetaGeneAnnotator; putative): MVAGAHFERLRSSVVSKLTDVPKRILIGRALRSDKLGETLLPKRIALPVFASDPLSSVAYAPGEVLLVLSVAGLSAYHFSPWIALAVVVLMFTVVASYRQNVHAYPSGGGDYEVATTNLGPKAGLTVASALLVDYVLTVAVSISSGIENLGSAVPFIVEHKTISAVVVIVLLTLMNLRGVKESGSLFAIPTYVFVFGVFVMILWGAFRGIVLGDTMRAPTADFEIKPEQGGLAGFAMVFLLLRAFSSGCAALTGVEAISNGVPAFRKPKSKNAASTLALMGGLAVTMFCGIIFLAMATKVRMAENPAHDLVKNGVPVGEGYVQDPVISQVAAAVFGDGTFFFILLAAATALVLFLAANTAYNGFPLLGSILAQDRYLPRQLHTRGDRLAFSNGIVLLAGAAALLVWIYGADSTRLIQLYIVGVFVSFTLSQIGMVRHWNRHLAAERDPAKRRHMKRSRAINAFGAFFTGLVLVVVLATKFTHGAWVALLGMVIFYVTMTAIRRHYDSVGQEIAAAEERPDEYVRPSRVRSIVLVSKLHKPTLRALAYAKLMHASELEALTVNVDPADTKELKAEWERRGINVPLKILDSPYREITRPVVEYVKNLRQQSPRDAVAVYIPEYVVGHWYEHLLHNQSALRLKGRLLFTPGVMVTSVPYQLQSSEAARKRARRRQEWNAPGSVRRGPVEKGRRETAGKNN; this comes from the coding sequence ATGGTCGCCGGGGCTCATTTCGAACGCTTACGATCCTCTGTTGTGTCCAAACTGACCGACGTGCCCAAACGGATCCTGATCGGGCGGGCCCTGCGCAGCGACAAGCTCGGGGAGACCCTGCTCCCCAAGCGGATCGCCCTACCCGTCTTCGCCTCCGACCCGCTTTCCTCGGTGGCGTACGCGCCCGGCGAGGTGCTCCTCGTCCTGTCCGTCGCGGGTCTGTCGGCCTACCACTTCAGCCCGTGGATCGCGTTGGCGGTCGTGGTCCTGATGTTCACGGTCGTCGCCTCGTACCGGCAGAACGTGCACGCGTACCCGAGCGGCGGCGGCGACTACGAGGTCGCCACCACCAACCTCGGCCCGAAGGCCGGACTGACCGTGGCGAGCGCCCTGCTCGTCGACTACGTCCTGACCGTCGCCGTGTCGATCTCCTCCGGCATCGAGAACCTCGGTTCCGCCGTGCCGTTCATCGTCGAACACAAGACGATCTCGGCGGTCGTGGTCATCGTGCTGCTGACCCTGATGAACCTCCGGGGCGTCAAGGAGTCCGGCAGCCTCTTCGCCATCCCGACGTACGTCTTCGTCTTCGGCGTCTTCGTGATGATCCTCTGGGGCGCCTTCCGCGGCATCGTCCTCGGCGACACCATGCGCGCGCCCACCGCCGACTTCGAGATCAAGCCCGAACAGGGCGGACTCGCCGGATTCGCGATGGTCTTCCTGCTGCTGCGGGCCTTCTCCTCCGGCTGTGCGGCGCTCACCGGCGTCGAGGCCATCTCCAACGGCGTGCCGGCCTTCCGCAAGCCGAAGTCGAAGAACGCCGCCAGCACGCTCGCGCTCATGGGCGGCCTCGCCGTCACCATGTTCTGCGGCATCATCTTCCTGGCCATGGCCACCAAGGTCCGGATGGCCGAGAACCCGGCCCACGACCTGGTGAAGAACGGTGTCCCGGTCGGCGAGGGCTACGTCCAGGACCCGGTCATCTCGCAGGTCGCCGCCGCCGTCTTCGGTGACGGAACGTTCTTCTTCATCCTGCTCGCCGCCGCCACCGCGCTGGTCCTCTTCCTGGCCGCCAACACGGCGTACAACGGCTTCCCGCTCCTCGGCTCGATCCTCGCCCAGGACCGCTACCTGCCGCGCCAGCTGCACACCCGCGGCGACCGCCTCGCCTTCTCCAACGGCATCGTGCTGCTCGCCGGCGCCGCCGCGCTCCTCGTCTGGATCTACGGCGCGGACTCCACCCGCCTGATCCAGCTCTACATCGTCGGCGTCTTCGTCTCCTTCACGCTGAGCCAGATCGGCATGGTCCGGCACTGGAACCGCCACCTGGCCGCCGAACGCGACCCGGCCAAGCGCCGCCACATGAAGCGCTCCCGCGCGATCAACGCGTTCGGCGCCTTCTTCACCGGCCTCGTCCTGGTCGTCGTCCTCGCCACCAAGTTCACCCACGGTGCCTGGGTCGCGCTGCTCGGCATGGTCATCTTCTACGTGACGATGACCGCGATCCGCCGCCACTACGACTCGGTGGGCCAGGAGATCGCGGCGGCCGAGGAACGCCCCGACGAGTACGTACGCCCCTCCCGGGTCCGTTCCATCGTCCTCGTCTCCAAGCTCCACAAGCCCACCCTGCGGGCCCTCGCGTACGCCAAGCTCATGCACGCGAGCGAGCTGGAGGCGCTCACCGTCAACGTCGACCCGGCCGACACCAAGGAACTGAAGGCCGAGTGGGAGCGGCGCGGCATCAACGTCCCGCTCAAGATCCTCGACTCGCCGTACCGCGAGATCACCCGGCCGGTCGTCGAGTACGTCAAGAACCTGCGCCAGCAGAGCCCGCGCGACGCCGTCGCCGTCTACATCCCGGAGTACGTGGTCGGCCACTGGTACGAGCACCTGCTGCACAACCAGAGCGCGCTGCGCCTCAAGGGACGGCTGCTGTTCACGCCGGGCGTGATGGTGACCTCCGTGCCGTACCAGCTCCAGTCCTCCGAGGCCGCGCGGAAGCGGGCCCGCAGGCGCCAGGAATGGAACGCGCCGGGCTCGGTGCGCCGCGGCCCGGTGGAGAAGGGCCGGCGGGAAACGGCAGGGAAGAACAACTAG
- a CDS encoding hypothetical protein (Protein of unknown function (DUF3159); pfam11361;~Putative membrane protein [Streptomyces fulvissimus DSM40593];~UniProt-pubmed:11572948; UniProt-pubmed:20624727; UniProt-pubmed:21463507; UniProt-pubmed:18375553; UniProt-pubmed:12000953; UniProt-pubmed:20064060; UniProt-pubmed:21551298; supfam:PIRSF010219 UCP010219;~identified by MetaGeneAnnotator; putative): MTSVDKPTADQPSPAGPGRHARTKDGGPGGQGTTDQAVTDKAVTEAALFEAFGGVRGMVETVLPGLLFVTIYTINKNLHSSAIAALAVSLVLVLVRLIRRDTVKHAFSGVFGVAFGVVFAMMTGNAKDFYLPGMLYTLGLALAYIVTTIAGVPLIGLILGPVFKENLSWRTRNPGRKKAYAKASWAWGLILLAKCAILFPLYWWADTAQLGWVLVALKIPPFLLAVYLTWLFLAKAPPPIDVFAEMEAEEKAQEEAEAARKRAEAEAGAEARGRTEA; the protein is encoded by the coding sequence GTGACGTCAGTCGACAAGCCGACCGCCGACCAGCCGTCCCCCGCGGGACCGGGCAGGCACGCCCGGACCAAGGACGGCGGCCCGGGCGGACAGGGCACGACCGACCAGGCGGTGACCGACAAGGCGGTGACCGAGGCCGCCCTGTTCGAGGCGTTCGGCGGCGTGCGCGGGATGGTGGAGACGGTCCTGCCGGGCCTGCTCTTCGTCACGATCTACACGATCAACAAGAACCTGCACTCCTCGGCCATCGCCGCCCTCGCGGTCTCGCTGGTCCTGGTGCTCGTCCGGCTGATCCGCCGCGACACCGTCAAGCACGCCTTCAGCGGCGTCTTCGGCGTCGCGTTCGGTGTCGTCTTCGCGATGATGACCGGCAACGCCAAGGACTTCTACCTGCCGGGCATGCTCTACACGCTCGGCCTCGCGCTCGCGTACATCGTCACGACCATCGCCGGCGTGCCGCTGATCGGCCTGATCCTCGGCCCGGTCTTCAAGGAGAACCTCTCCTGGCGCACCCGCAACCCGGGGCGCAAGAAGGCGTACGCGAAGGCCAGCTGGGCCTGGGGTCTGATCCTGCTCGCGAAGTGCGCGATCCTCTTCCCGCTGTACTGGTGGGCCGACACCGCCCAGCTCGGCTGGGTGCTGGTCGCCCTGAAGATCCCGCCGTTCCTGCTCGCGGTCTATCTGACCTGGCTGTTCCTCGCGAAGGCGCCGCCGCCGATCGACGTGTTCGCCGAGATGGAGGCCGAGGAGAAGGCCCAGGAGGAGGCGGAGGCCGCCCGGAAGCGGGCCGAGGCCGAGGCCGGTGCCGAGGCTCGGGGCCGTACCGAGGCGTAA
- a CDS encoding sigma factor (DNA binding residues [nucleotide binding];~RNA polymerase sigma factor, sigma-70 family; TIGR02937;~Sigma-70 region 2; pfam04542;~Sigma70, region (SR) 4 refers to the most C-terminal of four conserved domains foundin Escherichia coli (Ec) sigma70, the main housekeeping sigma, and related sigma-factors (SFs). A SF isa dissociable subunit of RNA polymerase, it directs bacterial or...; cd06171;~identified by MetaGeneAnnotator; putative;~sigma factor [Streptomyces lividans TK24]), which yields MNTTARPSTALVPPAAETRHEEDLARGLVAADEEVFAAIYRRWGPLVHTMASRSLGDADEAEDVTQQVFIGAWGGRHGFRPERGALGAWLVGIARRKIIDALAARTRRLALVDSAAHEATPTRFVQEIPGEVLDRVLLVEALSRLPHAQREVLCMAFYEDLTQVQIAQRTGVPLGTVKSHARRGLHRLRLAVDLGDAHGTGI from the coding sequence ATGAACACGACCGCGCGACCGAGTACCGCTCTGGTCCCGCCCGCGGCGGAGACGCGGCACGAGGAGGACCTCGCCCGCGGCCTCGTCGCCGCTGACGAGGAGGTGTTCGCGGCCATCTACCGGCGCTGGGGACCACTCGTCCACACCATGGCCTCCCGGTCCCTCGGCGACGCTGACGAGGCCGAAGACGTGACTCAGCAGGTCTTCATCGGCGCCTGGGGCGGGCGGCACGGCTTCCGCCCGGAGCGGGGCGCACTCGGTGCCTGGCTGGTCGGCATCGCACGCCGCAAGATCATTGACGCGCTGGCCGCCAGGACGAGGCGTCTGGCCCTCGTCGACTCGGCCGCCCACGAAGCCACGCCCACCCGGTTCGTCCAGGAGATACCGGGCGAGGTGCTCGACCGCGTGTTGCTGGTCGAGGCCCTGTCCCGGTTGCCGCACGCTCAGCGCGAGGTGCTCTGCATGGCCTTCTACGAGGACCTGACGCAGGTCCAGATCGCTCAACGCACCGGTGTGCCCCTGGGGACGGTGAAAAGTCACGCCCGCCGCGGCCTGCACCGGCTGCGTCTGGCCGTCGACCTCGGCGACGCGCACGGAACGGGCATCTGA
- a CDS encoding hypothetical protein (B12 binding domain (B12-BD). Most of the members bind different cobalamid derivates, like B12 (adenosylcobamide) or methylcobalamin or methyl-Co(III) 5-hydroxybenzimidazolylcobamide. This domain is found in several enzymes, such as glutamate mutase; cl00293;~B12 binding domain; cl03653;~DNA binding residues [nucleotide binding];~DNA-binding regulator [Streptomyces lividans TK24];~Helix-Turn-Helix DNA binding domain of the transcription regulators MlrA and CarA; cd01104;~identified by MetaGeneAnnotator; putative): MSEPDEENGEDHDGRYGEGGPPDGGLTTGEVARRLGVAPTTVRTWDRRYGLGPDAHTGGRHRRWTARDVARLERMCALTATGLPPAEAARLARSGESPVAARPRRTAGPQRASAQARSRAGSGLRLGDVRQECRGIARAALRLDAAALDELLLTAITEHGLVAAWTEVIVPTLQAVGRKWETSGEKYVEVEHFLSWHVSGALRRATPHTVAARAGATTVLACVPGENHTLPLEVLAAALTERGVPVRMFGGALPVESLVAAVRRTGPAAVGLWAQSRTTASRPLAQHVAVMEWGVRGARRRPVVLTLGPGWAGQAVAGLARPSGLAEAVAALESSASW, from the coding sequence GTGAGTGAGCCTGATGAGGAAAACGGTGAGGACCACGACGGCCGGTACGGCGAGGGTGGTCCGCCGGACGGCGGACTGACCACCGGTGAGGTGGCCCGGCGCCTGGGGGTGGCGCCCACCACGGTCCGCACGTGGGACCGCCGGTACGGCCTCGGGCCCGACGCGCACACGGGCGGCCGGCACCGGCGCTGGACCGCCAGGGACGTGGCGCGGCTGGAGCGGATGTGCGCGTTGACGGCGACAGGGCTGCCCCCGGCCGAGGCCGCACGGCTCGCGCGAAGCGGGGAATCACCGGTGGCGGCCCGGCCTCGACGGACCGCCGGGCCACAGCGGGCTTCGGCTCAGGCCCGCAGCCGGGCGGGGAGCGGCCTGCGGCTCGGTGACGTACGTCAGGAGTGCAGGGGAATCGCCAGGGCCGCCCTGCGCCTCGACGCCGCCGCGCTCGACGAACTGCTGCTCACCGCGATCACCGAGCACGGACTGGTCGCCGCTTGGACCGAGGTGATCGTGCCGACGCTCCAGGCGGTCGGCCGCAAGTGGGAGACGTCGGGCGAGAAGTACGTCGAGGTCGAGCACTTCCTGTCCTGGCACGTCTCCGGCGCGCTGCGGCGCGCCACGCCCCACACGGTCGCCGCCCGTGCCGGCGCCACCACGGTGCTCGCCTGCGTCCCGGGGGAGAACCACACCCTGCCGTTGGAAGTGCTGGCCGCGGCGTTGACGGAGCGCGGCGTTCCGGTGCGTATGTTCGGCGGTGCCCTGCCCGTCGAGTCGCTCGTCGCGGCCGTGCGCAGGACCGGGCCGGCCGCGGTCGGGCTGTGGGCGCAGTCCCGTACCACCGCCAGCCGGCCGTTGGCTCAGCACGTCGCAGTCATGGAGTGGGGAGTGCGCGGTGCCCGTCGCAGGCCGGTCGTGCTGACGCTGGGACCCGGCTGGGCGGGGCAGGCGGTGGCGGGTCTGGCGCGTCCGTCGGGACTCGCCGAGGCGGTCGCCGCTCTGGAGTCGTCGGCCTCCTGGTGA